The Monodelphis domestica isolate mMonDom1 chromosome 7, mMonDom1.pri, whole genome shotgun sequence genome window below encodes:
- the ITPRIPL2 gene encoding inositol 1,4,5-trisphosphate receptor-interacting protein-like 2: MSVHYTLNLRVFWPLVTGFCTALVCLYHVLSGRGGPAASQDTEDTGFPLLKAIFLLLLGYLLLRFRHAARQRFLRRAPHQGLATSSKRLLREPGLDVLLESYYEHEVRLSPHVLGHSKAHVSRIVGELVRAGRARGSPGPSPGGALALAFRGDFVQVGSAYEQHKIRRPDGFDVLVPLRLPPLVALEPRGLGAEPELPLALRGCFLCALKASPSSPSGGVGSQWQRDSKPFSDGFCVDLRGRRHLSAALVSRWFQAHLQRCLATVRYSLEERCRVSLSPGGLDQPPTLHILPCRTDYGCCRLSMAVRLIPAVHLGDGVFLVAPPLSPLGLPSELPGGLRAEALWGLNTARQEQRLLAWLQERAPPGACHLKCLQLLKALRDLGARGLDPVASSQWGRILSSYTLKTALLTLLLRGDPLHCWEEVRLRERLEELVLYLRDCLLRHRPLFHCLLGPDRAVGLTLEMGQLPKVLREAAPVDLLASFDGRTREFVAARLVSTWRRLPQLLRAYGGPRYLARCPQPRSPRAQGFPEHDP; the protein is encoded by the coding sequence ATGTCGGTGCACTACACCCTCAACCTGCGCGTCTTTTGGCCACTGGTGACCGGCTTCTGCACCGCCCTAGTATGCCTCTACCACGTCTTGAGCGGAAGGGGAGGCCCCGCCGCGTCCCAGGACACCGAGGACACCGGCTTCCCGCTGCTCAAAGCCATCTTCTTGCTGCTCTTGGGCTACCTCCTCTTACGCTTTCGCCACGCTGCCCGGCAGCGCTTCCTGCGCCGCGCTCCCCACCAGGGGCTCGCAACATCTTCTAAGAGACTCCTCCGCGAGCCCGGCCTCGATGTTTTACTGGAGAGTTACTATGAGCACGAAGTTCGCCTGTCCCCTCACGTGCTGGGCCACAGCAAGGCGCACGTGAGCCGCATCGTGGGGGAACTTGTCCGTGCCGGCCGGGCCCGGGGGTCTCCAGGCCCATCCCCGGGGGGAGCCCTAGCTCTGGCCTTTCGGGGGGACTTTGTGCAGGTGGGCAGCGCCTACGAGCAGCACAAGATCCGCCGTCCTGATGGCTTCGACGTGCTCGTTCCCTTGCGCCTCCCTCCTCTAGTGGCGCTGGAGCCTAGGGGTCTGGGGGCGGAGCCCGAGTTGCCCTTGGCTCTTCGTGGCTGCTTCCTGTGCGCCCTCAAGGCCTCACCATCCTCCCCTTCCGGTGGGGTTGGAAGCCAGTGGCAGCGGGACTCCAAACCCTTCTCCGACGGCTTCTGCGTGGACCTGCGCGGTCGGCGCCACCTCTCTGCGGCGCTAGTGTCGCGCTGGTTCCAGGCGCACTTGCAGCGATGCCTAGCCACGGTGCGGTACAGCTTGGAGGAGCGCTGCCGGGTCAGCCTGTCTCCCGGGGGTCTTGACCAGCCGCCCACTCTGCACATCCTACCTTGCCGCACCGACTACGGCTGCTGCCGGCTTTCCATGGCAGTGCGCCTCATCCCCGCTGTACACCTGGGCGATGGTGTCTTCCTAGTTGCACCGCCACTATCTCCCCTAGGGCTCCCGTCAGAGCTTCCTGGAGGGCTCCGGGCCGAGGCACTGTGGGGATTGAACACGGCCCGCCAGGAGCAGCGACTGCTGGCCTGGCTGCAAGAACGAGCCCCACCTGGGGCCTGCCACCTTAAATGCCTGCAGCTGCTAAAGGCACTGAGGGATCTGGGCGCCCGAGGGCTGGACCCTGTGGCCTCATCCCAGTGGGGGCGCATCCTGTCGTCTTATACGCTCAAGACTGCGCTTCTGACGCTGCTGCTGCGTGGGGACCCTCTGCACTGTTGGGAAGAGGTCCGCTTGAGAGAGCGGCTGGAGGAGTTGGTGCTCTACCTTCGGGACTGCTTGCTCCGCCACCGCCCACTTTTCCATTGTCTTCTGGGCCCAGACAGGGCTGTGGGACTCACCCTCGAAATGGGCCAGTTGCCCAAAGTTTTGCGTGAAGCCGCCCCAGTTGACCTATTGGCCTCCTTCGACGGGCGCACCCGGGAGTTCGTGGCTGCTCGTCTGGTGTCCACGTGGCGCCGGTTACCCCAACTTCTCCGAGCCTACGGGGGACCCCGATACCTGGCGAGGTGCCCCCAGCCCCGGAGCCCGAGGGCCCAAGGTTTCCCGGAGCACGATCCCTAA